In a single window of the Planctomycetia bacterium genome:
- a CDS encoding winged helix-turn-helix transcriptional regulator — MDDVFPAISDPTRRAILRLLSGKQMPAGAIAAHFDQQRPAISKHLAILRQAGLLTETRRRQERLYAIRPGSLDPLRVFLAEIRPPDDGVIQTATARILARGPSAFVPAPPRPTNLSDAVTKRESQSLTPAPTNEHAQSEAPEEPMAAATPGFNLEFD, encoded by the coding sequence ATGGACGACGTGTTCCCGGCGATCTCAGACCCCACGCGACGTGCCATCCTTCGCCTCTTGTCCGGAAAGCAGATGCCGGCAGGCGCCATCGCGGCCCACTTCGATCAGCAGAGGCCCGCCATCTCCAAGCACCTCGCCATCCTCCGGCAGGCAGGGCTATTGACCGAGACCCGCCGACGTCAGGAGCGGCTTTACGCAATCCGGCCGGGCTCGCTCGACCCGCTTCGGGTGTTTCTCGCGGAGATTCGTCCGCCCGACGACGGCGTCATCCAGACCGCGACCGCCAGAATCCTCGCCCGTGGCCCCAGCGCATTTGTCCCGGCCCCGCCAAGGCCAACCAACCTCTCCGACGCAGTCACGAAGCGAGAGTCTCAGTCGTTGACTCCAGCACCAACCAACGAACACGCTCAATCGGAAGCACCGGAAGAACCAATGGCCGCCGCAACTCCGGGCTTCAATCTGGAGTTCGACTAA
- a CDS encoding FAD-dependent oxidoreductase: protein MATRKKLVIIGGVAGGATAAARARRLSEPAEIVVLERGPYVSFANCGLPYHIGGEIADRAKLFLQTPESLRARHNLDVRVRNEVLSIDRTEKKVRIRNLESGLEYDEAYDHLIISTGAGPIRPPLPGIDHPKIFTLRTIPDMDRIKTAAESAQSALVIGGGFIGLEMAENLRRRGMSVHLVEMLDQLMPPLDKEMTSAIAQQLRLHGVELRLSDAVESFDDAEGAVTAKLKSGTALTADMVVLSIGVRAESKLAKEAGLTIGERGGIAVNDQMQTSDPDIYAVGDAVITKDFVTRADTLIPLAGPANRQGRIAADNIFGKTSHYRGSQGTSIVRVFDLVVAMTGASEKVLRRAGIDFEKVYLHPAHHVDYFPGAEQMAIKLLFSKDDGRVLGAQITGGQGVDNRINVLATAIQAGMTVFDLEQMELAYAPQFGAAKDPINMAGFVAANVVRGDVRIAHADDLTGDLLLDVRTIAEHEAGAIPASTLIPIDELRRRAGELPKDRPIVAYCAVGLRGYTAARILSQLGYDVRNLSGGYKTYRMFHPEAQAPPTTPCDGPAECRDGDGAKQTASRTNATVISAAGKGAEVAATKEIDVRGQQCPGPIVAIGDSLRTLTDGDVLRIRSTDPGFAADVPAWCRQTGNELLQVRPENGHFVATIRKHAGAAAGQEAAGTPQATGRDKTIIVFSSDLDRVMAAFIIANGAASMGQKVTLFFTFWGLNVLRKQGASSGVKPLMDKLFGWMMPAGPDRLGLSKMNMAGLGTAMMKRTMRAKKVAPLAELMTTAMKGGVRMVACAMSMDVMGIHKDELMEGIEIGGVGTYLDATSTANANLFI, encoded by the coding sequence ATGGCAACACGGAAAAAACTCGTCATCATCGGCGGAGTGGCCGGCGGGGCCACCGCCGCGGCCCGGGCCCGTCGCCTGAGTGAGCCGGCGGAGATCGTCGTGCTCGAGCGTGGGCCTTACGTCTCATTTGCCAATTGCGGACTGCCCTATCACATCGGTGGAGAGATTGCCGACCGTGCGAAGCTGTTCCTTCAGACGCCGGAGAGCCTCAGGGCCCGACACAATCTCGACGTTCGCGTTCGCAACGAGGTGCTTTCCATCGACCGGACAGAAAAGAAGGTTCGCATTCGTAACCTGGAAAGCGGCCTCGAGTACGACGAGGCTTATGACCATCTGATTATTTCCACCGGCGCCGGGCCGATCCGTCCGCCGCTGCCGGGTATTGATCATCCGAAGATTTTTACACTTCGCACCATTCCGGACATGGACCGGATCAAGACGGCTGCCGAGTCGGCGCAAAGCGCCCTGGTCATTGGCGGCGGATTCATCGGTCTGGAAATGGCCGAGAATCTTCGCCGCCGCGGGATGAGCGTCCACCTTGTCGAAATGCTCGACCAGCTCATGCCGCCTTTGGACAAGGAGATGACCTCTGCTATCGCGCAACAACTCAGGCTGCACGGCGTTGAACTGCGCCTGTCGGATGCTGTCGAGTCGTTCGACGATGCAGAGGGCGCGGTCACGGCGAAGCTCAAGAGCGGCACGGCGCTGACGGCGGACATGGTTGTGCTTTCCATCGGCGTCAGGGCTGAGTCGAAGCTGGCAAAGGAGGCCGGGCTGACGATCGGCGAGCGTGGCGGCATTGCCGTCAACGACCAGATGCAAACCAGCGACCCTGATATCTATGCCGTCGGCGATGCCGTCATCACCAAGGATTTCGTGACCCGAGCCGATACGCTTATCCCGCTTGCCGGGCCGGCCAATCGACAAGGGCGTATCGCGGCGGACAACATTTTCGGCAAGACATCTCACTATCGCGGTTCGCAGGGGACGAGCATTGTCCGCGTGTTTGACCTCGTGGTCGCAATGACCGGCGCCAGCGAAAAGGTTCTTCGTCGGGCTGGCATTGATTTTGAGAAGGTCTATCTACACCCGGCTCATCACGTCGATTATTTCCCCGGCGCCGAGCAGATGGCGATCAAGTTGCTGTTCAGCAAGGACGACGGTCGCGTCCTCGGGGCACAGATCACCGGCGGTCAGGGCGTGGACAACCGCATCAATGTGCTGGCGACGGCGATTCAGGCAGGGATGACGGTCTTCGACCTGGAGCAGATGGAGTTGGCTTATGCGCCGCAGTTCGGCGCGGCCAAGGACCCGATCAACATGGCCGGCTTCGTCGCGGCGAATGTCGTTCGCGGCGATGTGAGAATCGCCCACGCCGACGATCTTACGGGTGACCTGCTGCTCGACGTTCGAACAATCGCCGAGCATGAGGCCGGGGCGATTCCCGCCTCCACGCTCATCCCGATCGATGAGCTGCGCCGCCGGGCCGGTGAATTGCCAAAGGACCGGCCGATCGTGGCCTACTGCGCCGTCGGGCTCCGCGGCTACACGGCAGCGCGCATACTGTCGCAGCTTGGCTACGACGTGCGCAACCTTTCGGGAGGGTATAAGACCTACCGCATGTTCCATCCGGAGGCGCAAGCGCCCCCTACGACACCGTGTGATGGGCCGGCCGAGTGCCGAGACGGTGACGGAGCAAAACAAACTGCAAGTCGAACGAACGCGACCGTCATCAGCGCCGCCGGCAAAGGCGCCGAAGTCGCCGCGACGAAGGAGATTGACGTTCGAGGGCAACAGTGTCCGGGACCGATCGTCGCCATTGGCGATTCACTGCGCACCCTGACGGACGGCGATGTGCTGCGTATCCGGTCGACGGACCCGGGATTCGCGGCGGATGTTCCGGCGTGGTGCCGGCAGACCGGCAATGAGTTATTGCAGGTCCGGCCCGAGAACGGACATTTTGTGGCGACCATCCGCAAGCACGCCGGGGCAGCGGCCGGGCAGGAAGCGGCGGGGACACCGCAGGCGACTGGGCGGGACAAGACGATCATCGTTTTCTCCAGCGATCTCGATCGGGTGATGGCGGCGTTTATCATCGCCAACGGGGCGGCGTCCATGGGGCAGAAGGTGACGTTGTTCTTCACTTTCTGGGGTCTGAACGTGCTTCGAAAACAGGGCGCTTCTTCAGGCGTTAAGCCGCTGATGGACAAGCTCTTTGGCTGGATGATGCCTGCCGGACCGGATCGGCTGGGGCTGTCAAAGATGAACATGGCGGGACTGGGCACGGCGATGATGAAACGAACGATGCGCGCCAAGAAGGTGGCGCCGCTCGCGGAGCTCATGACAACGGCAATGAAGGGCGGAGTGCGCATGGTGGCGTGCGCCATGTCGATGGACGTGATGGGCATTCACAAGGACGAGTTAATGGAGGGCATCGAAATCGGCGGCGTCGGCACCTATCTCGATGCGACGTCCACGGCGAATGCGAATCTGTTTATTTAG
- a CDS encoding winged helix-turn-helix transcriptional regulator: protein MSIKPKSGISMETLERCAAAFRVLSHAHRLKIVELLAEHDLAVGELADRLGLSQAACSQHLNLMRAHGLLAARRHGKTVYYEVANPSALKILECIRKHEA from the coding sequence ATGAGCATCAAGCCGAAATCGGGCATCTCGATGGAGACCCTTGAGCGATGCGCCGCGGCGTTTCGCGTGCTTTCCCATGCGCACCGGCTCAAGATCGTCGAACTCCTCGCGGAGCATGACCTTGCCGTCGGTGAGCTGGCCGATCGCCTCGGCCTTTCACAGGCCGCGTGCAGCCAGCATCTCAACCTGATGAGGGCCCACGGTCTGCTGGCCGCGCGGCGCCACGGCAAGACGGTTTATTACGAAGTCGCCAACCCCAGCGCGCTTAAGATACTGGAGTGCATCCGCAAGCACGAAGCTTAG
- a CDS encoding IS1380 family transposase — translation MFFSSLGRKKIVADFTGGTLTSDAGGLLLREVERRLGLVDQLAGVINDPRDPARIQHDQRVMLAQRIFAIAMGYEDLNDHQALRSDPVLAVLTGRPPSADEPLASSPTLCRLENRVTRGDLARMSRVLVEQFIASYESPPEELILDFDATDDPIHGNQEGRFFHGYYDHHCFLPLYVFCGSRLLVSYLRPSNIDGAHHAWPILKLLVQRLRQAWPGVRIIVRGDSGFCRRRMMKWCDRHGVKYVLGLARNTVLEKAAESFMQAAEAQFATTQQKVRNFHEIEYAAQTWDRPRRVIVKAERLVQGPNVRFVVTNLTDRTPNDIYDGLYTARGDMENRIKEQQLGLFADRTSCHAFLANQFRLLLSSAAYVLVETLRRTALAGTELAEAQVNTIRLKLLKVAARVVVSVRRVVLRLSSSCPLQDLWRSLVPRLRLIPPAPS, via the coding sequence ATGTTCTTTTCCAGTCTCGGCCGCAAGAAAATCGTGGCCGATTTCACAGGCGGAACGCTCACCTCAGACGCCGGGGGTCTGCTGCTTCGGGAGGTCGAGCGGCGTCTGGGCCTGGTCGATCAACTGGCCGGGGTCATCAACGACCCGCGTGATCCGGCCCGAATTCAACATGACCAGCGGGTCATGCTGGCCCAGCGCATCTTTGCCATTGCGATGGGCTACGAAGATCTCAACGACCATCAAGCCCTGCGGAGCGATCCCGTGCTGGCGGTCCTGACCGGGCGGCCGCCGAGCGCGGATGAGCCGCTGGCCAGCAGTCCGACCTTGTGCCGGCTGGAGAACCGCGTCACGCGCGGCGACCTGGCACGAATGTCGCGTGTGCTGGTGGAGCAGTTCATCGCGTCCTATGAATCGCCGCCGGAGGAATTGATCCTCGACTTCGACGCGACCGACGATCCGATCCACGGCAACCAGGAAGGCCGCTTCTTCCACGGCTATTACGACCACCACTGCTTCCTACCGCTGTATGTGTTCTGCGGCTCGCGGCTGCTGGTCTCCTACCTGCGGCCCAGCAACATCGACGGGGCCCATCACGCCTGGCCCATCCTGAAGCTGCTGGTGCAGCGCTTGCGACAGGCGTGGCCCGGGGTGCGGATCATCGTCCGCGGGGATTCCGGCTTCTGCCGCCGGCGAATGATGAAATGGTGCGACCGGCACGGCGTCAAGTACGTGCTGGGCCTGGCCCGCAACACCGTCCTGGAGAAAGCGGCCGAGTCCTTCATGCAGGCGGCCGAGGCCCAGTTCGCCACCACGCAGCAGAAGGTGCGGAACTTCCACGAGATCGAGTACGCGGCGCAGACCTGGGATCGCCCGCGCCGCGTGATCGTCAAGGCCGAGCGGCTGGTTCAGGGGCCCAACGTTCGATTCGTGGTGACCAACCTGACCGACCGCACGCCGAACGATATCTACGACGGTCTGTACACGGCCCGCGGCGACATGGAGAACCGCATCAAGGAGCAGCAGCTCGGGCTCTTCGCCGATCGCACCAGTTGCCACGCCTTCCTGGCCAATCAGTTCCGGCTGCTGTTGTCCTCGGCGGCCTACGTCCTGGTGGAAACGCTGCGCCGCACGGCCCTGGCCGGCACCGAACTGGCCGAGGCCCAGGTGAACACCATTCGCCTGAAACTCCTCAAGGTCGCCGCGCGGGTGGTCGTCTCCGTGCGCCGCGTCGTACTGCGACTGTCGAGCAGCTGCCCCCTGCAGGACCTGTGGCGATCCCTGGTTCCACGACTCCGCCTGATCCCGCCCGCCCCATCATGA
- a CDS encoding TolC family protein, with translation MQRASLYAIVSFAAAFSTCFTVGCQKDAVTVDSAQVAEYQDRMAEAPKSQTAPELANIDRPAPVDLSGEPRSSAGNLSLDTTIWLQLPDPIKAEEVFKKRLEVTRFSQNIKREYENIYEAALEKIREISRPNVLRLALSDCLRRTLANNYQIRLDGYAPAISAAQVVQAEAAFDMAFFANVNRNNTDQPTPSALIASQTDTTVVNGGIRKLLATGAQVTLTQQMTRIDNPGFQFQLLNPSWTQTFVAEIRQPVLRNFGIDFNRAQINIRKNEQKINQEAFRARVIETLNNAERAYWALAGARRDVVVSAELLAEANLTLSQIEARKDFDAYQTLLFRSQAAVKAREFEYIDVKNRVRNAEDQLLNLMNDPEWPMSNEYEILPIDEPTTAAILRDRYHAVQTAIECRPEIIQARVGVDNTRLQLGIAKNQALPQLDVVYRMTVNGLGPSADRAFDQQTGGNFIDQYIGMEFLWNFGERAERAGIRIAKLQQSQAVFQYKRSLDDIITDCRVALRNLETNFEQLGPSHEAVTSSSENLRSLQERQERKSPEQLDTILNSQVSLAQARRGLLTALVNYNQGIIDVERAKGTLLEYNNVVLSEEP, from the coding sequence ATGCAGCGAGCTTCCCTCTACGCCATCGTTTCGTTCGCCGCGGCCTTCAGTACTTGCTTTACCGTCGGTTGTCAGAAGGACGCGGTAACGGTCGATTCCGCGCAGGTCGCCGAGTACCAGGATCGGATGGCCGAGGCACCCAAGAGCCAGACGGCGCCGGAGCTTGCGAACATCGATCGCCCGGCACCGGTCGACCTTAGCGGTGAACCGAGATCGTCTGCCGGAAACCTCTCCCTTGATACGACGATCTGGCTGCAGCTTCCGGACCCAATCAAGGCCGAGGAAGTCTTTAAGAAGCGGCTGGAGGTAACCCGTTTCAGCCAGAACATCAAACGGGAGTATGAGAATATCTACGAAGCGGCCCTTGAGAAGATCAGGGAGATCTCCCGTCCCAATGTGCTTCGCCTGGCTTTGTCGGACTGTCTTCGCCGGACATTGGCGAACAACTACCAGATACGGCTGGACGGCTATGCGCCGGCGATCAGCGCGGCCCAGGTGGTGCAGGCCGAGGCGGCGTTCGACATGGCTTTTTTCGCCAATGTCAACCGCAACAACACCGATCAGCCGACGCCTTCGGCCCTGATTGCCTCGCAAACCGACACAACGGTGGTCAACGGCGGGATTCGCAAGCTGCTGGCGACCGGGGCACAGGTCACGCTGACGCAGCAAATGACCCGCATCGATAATCCGGGGTTTCAATTCCAGCTATTGAATCCGTCGTGGACGCAGACGTTTGTGGCCGAGATTCGACAGCCGGTTCTGCGTAACTTCGGCATCGACTTCAACCGCGCACAAATCAACATTCGCAAGAATGAGCAGAAGATCAATCAGGAGGCCTTCAGGGCCCGGGTGATCGAGACGCTGAACAACGCCGAGCGGGCCTACTGGGCCCTCGCAGGCGCTCGACGCGACGTGGTGGTGAGCGCGGAGCTGCTGGCCGAGGCGAACCTCACGCTCTCGCAGATCGAGGCACGCAAAGACTTCGACGCGTATCAGACCCTTCTGTTCCGCAGCCAGGCGGCGGTCAAGGCTCGCGAGTTCGAGTACATCGACGTGAAGAATCGCGTTCGCAATGCCGAGGATCAGCTTCTCAACCTGATGAACGATCCCGAGTGGCCGATGTCGAACGAGTACGAGATTCTACCGATCGATGAACCGACCACGGCCGCGATCCTCCGCGATCGGTATCATGCGGTTCAGACGGCCATCGAATGCCGGCCGGAGATCATCCAGGCGCGGGTGGGCGTCGATAACACGCGGCTTCAACTGGGGATTGCCAAGAACCAGGCGTTGCCGCAGCTCGACGTCGTCTATCGTATGACCGTGAACGGGCTTGGGCCCAGCGCGGATCGCGCGTTCGATCAGCAGACGGGCGGCAACTTCATCGATCAATATATCGGCATGGAGTTTCTGTGGAACTTCGGCGAGCGCGCCGAGCGGGCGGGGATACGCATCGCGAAGCTTCAGCAGTCGCAGGCCGTCTTTCAGTACAAACGGTCACTCGACGACATCATCACCGACTGCCGCGTCGCCCTCCGCAATCTGGAGACGAACTTCGAACAGCTTGGACCGAGTCACGAAGCTGTTACGTCCTCATCCGAGAATCTTCGCTCGCTTCAGGAGCGGCAGGAGCGCAAGAGCCCGGAACAGCTTGATACCATTCTCAATTCTCAGGTCAGTCTGGCCCAGGCGCGGCGGGGGCTTCTGACAGCGTTGGTGAATTACAATCAGGGCATCATTGACGTTGAGCGGGCTAAGGGTACGCTGCTCGAATACAACAACGTCGTACTCTCCGAAGAGCCGTAA
- a CDS encoding GntR family transcriptional regulator, which produces MQHDSLPHIAERGLPEARRLSYKFQRIREQLRQAIRRGDFSGQLPGERELGRRFEANAKTINKALCDLASEGLLVRVIGRGTFVADGNGRTSTDPSEKVFHLFDAADCSTMPHRKAMIAAIGSALSRKGHKLECHRIERLDEHGRISAGSWHSSHRRTSGGLISFPADRLSGGNGGLDEKLVLEAWRRHVPMIVLSGCADDLKLSAVMPDYVAAGFNSAEHLFLIGCRRVVVLTSDQAGRETGMVMTGCRTAALRHDCLVTRLHTGEKDWPGRLLSEMGNANGDAATTHKAAVGIVCVGSCALAAARADTTVARLVTCGELAVTCIMEPGDATPQQTNLTAYEFDVNKIADWTARLLLDARQGQRPIEVIVPGELCIRETVRPQSSHNGRNGTHAKGAIPSRMSAVDALI; this is translated from the coding sequence ATGCAGCACGATTCCTTGCCGCACATCGCGGAAAGGGGTTTGCCGGAAGCCCGACGCCTCAGCTACAAATTCCAGAGAATCCGAGAGCAGCTTCGGCAAGCGATCCGACGCGGAGATTTTTCGGGACAACTGCCCGGAGAGCGCGAACTCGGTCGCCGCTTCGAAGCAAACGCCAAGACCATCAATAAGGCGCTGTGCGACCTGGCCAGCGAAGGCCTGCTCGTCCGCGTCATCGGGCGGGGTACTTTCGTCGCCGATGGAAACGGTCGAACCTCGACAGATCCGTCGGAGAAGGTGTTCCATCTGTTCGACGCAGCGGACTGTTCGACAATGCCTCACCGCAAGGCGATGATCGCGGCGATCGGCAGCGCCCTCTCCCGCAAAGGCCACAAGCTGGAGTGTCACCGCATCGAGCGACTGGACGAGCATGGCAGGATCTCGGCGGGCTCGTGGCACTCATCGCATCGCCGAACATCGGGCGGACTGATCTCGTTTCCCGCGGATCGCCTCTCGGGCGGCAACGGCGGGCTCGACGAAAAGCTGGTCCTCGAGGCATGGCGACGCCATGTGCCCATGATCGTGCTTTCGGGTTGTGCCGATGATCTCAAGCTCAGCGCCGTCATGCCGGATTACGTCGCGGCGGGTTTCAATAGTGCCGAACACCTGTTCCTCATCGGCTGTCGTCGCGTCGTGGTGCTGACTAGCGATCAGGCCGGCCGCGAAACGGGCATGGTGATGACGGGCTGTCGAACGGCAGCCCTGCGACACGATTGTCTCGTTACACGACTTCACACAGGCGAAAAAGACTGGCCGGGTCGCCTGCTTTCCGAAATGGGGAACGCCAACGGGGATGCGGCGACGACGCACAAGGCCGCGGTTGGAATCGTCTGCGTGGGTTCGTGCGCGCTCGCGGCGGCTCGCGCGGACACGACTGTCGCACGCCTGGTGACCTGTGGTGAGCTTGCAGTTACCTGCATCATGGAACCCGGGGACGCGACACCGCAGCAGACGAATCTGACGGCATACGAATTCGATGTGAATAAGATTGCCGACTGGACGGCGCGGCTGCTGTTGGATGCGCGGCAGGGTCAACGGCCCATCGAGGTGATCGTTCCCGGCGAGCTGTGCATTCGGGAGACGGTTCGTCCGCAATCGAGTCATAACGGTCGAAACGGCACACACGCCAAGGGAGCGATTCCCTCACGAATGAGCGCGGTTGATGCCTTGATTTAA
- a CDS encoding D-tyrosyl-tRNA(Tyr) deacylase produces MRIIVQRVGPSAVVVDGTETGRIDRGLLLYVGIGREDSDEDAAFLAKKIATLRIFEDDAGKMNLDVSQIGGAALAISNFSLYADTSRGRRPAFVDAAPPEQAVKIYEQFCAELRALGVHVETGRFRETMAVHSVNDGPINIILESPGRTP; encoded by the coding sequence GTGCGCATAATTGTCCAGCGGGTCGGGCCATCGGCGGTCGTGGTCGATGGGACGGAGACGGGGCGGATCGATCGGGGGCTCCTGCTGTACGTCGGCATCGGCCGCGAGGACAGCGATGAGGATGCCGCATTTCTGGCGAAGAAGATCGCGACGCTGCGAATCTTTGAAGACGACGCCGGGAAAATGAACCTCGATGTGAGCCAGATCGGCGGCGCGGCGCTGGCGATCAGCAATTTTTCGCTCTACGCGGACACGAGCCGGGGGCGCAGGCCGGCTTTCGTGGATGCGGCCCCGCCTGAGCAGGCGGTAAAAATCTACGAGCAATTCTGTGCAGAGTTACGGGCCCTGGGCGTTCACGTCGAGACGGGCCGGTTTCGCGAGACGATGGCGGTTCACAGCGTGAACGACGGGCCGATCAATATCATTCTCGAATCGCCTGGCAGAACGCCGTAA
- a CDS encoding reverse transcriptase-like protein: MKLVIYIDGGARGNPGPAGGGVVIHDDEGTAQLEAGFYLGRMTNNVAEYSALLKALEVAHRLSAEQLLIHSDSELLVKQINGEYRVKNPGLQTLFDEAMSRLKKFSKWTVRHVRREGNARADELANLAMDAGEDVIEIDFSDGSESTTTGKAQSATEAGEASEYTVACTRSPSKGTCPADCRKGDAFDVTDVTPEGLCIHAAIGVLGVITAAHQGGPSRSAECTKPGCGATFTIDAAH, encoded by the coding sequence ATGAAGCTGGTGATTTATATTGACGGCGGGGCAAGGGGCAATCCCGGTCCAGCGGGCGGCGGCGTGGTCATTCACGACGATGAGGGGACCGCGCAGCTTGAAGCGGGCTTTTACCTCGGCCGGATGACCAACAACGTCGCTGAATACTCCGCCCTGCTGAAGGCCCTGGAGGTCGCGCACCGCCTGTCCGCCGAGCAATTGCTCATCCATTCCGACAGCGAACTGCTCGTCAAGCAGATCAACGGCGAATATCGCGTCAAGAATCCGGGCCTTCAGACGCTCTTTGACGAGGCGATGTCCCGGTTGAAGAAGTTTTCGAAGTGGACGGTGCGACACGTGCGCCGGGAAGGCAACGCCCGAGCCGACGAACTGGCCAACCTCGCCATGGATGCGGGCGAGGACGTCATCGAAATCGACTTTTCGGACGGGTCTGAGTCGACAACGACCGGCAAGGCACAATCGGCAACCGAGGCCGGCGAGGCTTCGGAGTACACGGTCGCGTGCACAAGATCGCCGTCGAAGGGTACATGCCCCGCCGATTGCAGGAAGGGCGACGCATTTGATGTCACCGACGTGACACCCGAGGGCCTGTGTATTCATGCGGCGATCGGCGTGCTGGGGGTCATCACAGCGGCTCATCAAGGCGGGCCATCACGCAGCGCAGAATGCACCAAGCCCGGCTGCGGGGCGACGTTTACGATCGATGCAGCGCATTGA
- a CDS encoding WYL domain-containing transcriptional regulator, with amino-acid sequence MNVSRVVRLLKLITTLRSGRPYDADALAAQIGVSRRTLFRDLSMLDQAGVPYRFEHTKSVYAISDSFFLPALHLEFDEALALLLTTRKFLSRQVHPAYEKALSAALKIESSIPASVLNHCGKILEGISVRFPQTTPTDLTSGIFRTLHHALSHRKRLRVCYDSVYDRKELTLELEPRRLIFMSRGWYLLAMSPTHGETRTFKLDRFVSVTPLDETFEMEPGGFDERAYFGNAWSMIPDGKLYEVRLLFKAEVASSVEEVMWHSTQSTVRQADQSLLFEATVDGLREISSWILGYAGQVEVLGPPELRERVRERAQQLVNSLSGPSREGDTACA; translated from the coding sequence ATGAATGTCTCCAGAGTCGTTCGACTTCTGAAGTTGATTACCACGCTGCGATCAGGCCGGCCGTATGACGCGGACGCCCTCGCCGCCCAGATCGGCGTCTCCCGGCGAACGCTCTTCCGCGACCTTTCCATGCTCGATCAGGCAGGCGTGCCGTATCGCTTCGAGCACACCAAGAGCGTCTACGCGATCTCGGACTCCTTCTTTCTGCCCGCCCTTCATCTTGAGTTTGACGAGGCCCTGGCACTGCTGCTCACCACGCGGAAGTTCCTGTCTCGCCAGGTTCACCCGGCCTATGAGAAGGCGCTGAGCGCCGCCCTGAAGATCGAGAGCTCGATTCCGGCGAGCGTACTGAATCACTGCGGGAAGATACTCGAGGGAATCTCGGTTCGGTTCCCGCAAACGACGCCGACGGACTTGACGTCGGGCATTTTTCGCACGCTTCACCACGCCCTGTCGCATCGCAAGCGGCTGCGCGTCTGTTACGACTCCGTATATGACCGGAAGGAGTTGACCCTGGAGCTTGAGCCCCGGCGGCTGATCTTCATGTCCCGCGGCTGGTATCTGCTGGCGATGAGTCCGACGCACGGTGAGACGCGGACGTTCAAACTGGATCGCTTCGTGAGCGTGACGCCGCTCGATGAGACGTTTGAAATGGAGCCCGGCGGTTTCGACGAACGAGCCTACTTCGGCAACGCGTGGAGCATGATTCCCGACGGTAAGTTGTACGAGGTTCGACTGCTGTTCAAGGCGGAAGTGGCGTCGAGCGTGGAGGAGGTCATGTGGCACTCGACGCAATCGACCGTCCGGCAGGCGGATCAGTCGCTGCTGTTTGAGGCGACGGTGGATGGGTTGCGGGAAATCAGTTCCTGGATCCTCGGATACGCCGGTCAGGTGGAGGTTCTGGGGCCGCCGGAGCTCAGAGAGCGCGTCCGCGAGCGGGCCCAGCAACTCGTCAACTCACTCAGCGGACCGAGTCGCGAGGGCGATACGGCGTGCGCATAA